AGGACCGGATCGACCACGCCACGCGGCTGGCGGTCAACTGGGCCGAACTTCGGCACACGCCCAACGAGGACAAGCAGGTCGCCGTCGTCCTCCACAACTACCCGCCGAGCGACGACGGGATCGGGACCGCGTTCGGCCTCGACTCGCCCGAGTCGACCGTGAACCTGCTCGAGGAACTCGACGAGCGAGGCTACGATCTCGGCGAGGAGCTGCCCGAAGACGGGCAGTCGCTCGTCGAGAAGCTGACCGCACAGCTGACCCTCGAGGACCGGTGGGTCGCCCCCGAAGACGTCCGGGATCTCTCCGTCGACGTCGTCTCGCCGGATACCTACGAAGAGTGGTTCAACGAGGCCGACGAACGGTTTCAGGAGAACGTCGTCGAAGAATGGGGCGACGTCCCGGACCGCCCGTTCGCGATTCCGGGCGTCGAGTTCGGCAACGTCCTCGTCACCGTCCAGCCCCCGCGCGGGTTCGGGATGGATCCCTCGAAGGTCTACCACGATTCGGACCTCCAGCCGCCACACGACTACTACGCCTTCTACGGCTGGCTGCGCAACGCGTTCGGGGCCGACGGGGTCGTCCACCTCGGGACCCACGGCAGCCTCGAGTGGCTCCCCGGCAAGACGGTCGGTCTCAACGGGGCGAGCGCGCCCGACCAGTTGATCGACGACATCCCGAACGTCTACCCGTACATCGTGAACAACCCCGGCGAAGGGACCCAGGCCAAGCGCCGCTCCTACGCCGCAATCGTCGACTACCTCACGCCCGTGATGCGTTCGGCCGGGACGTACGACGAACTCTCGGAACTCGAGGAACTCGCGAACCAGTACCGCGAAGCGGGGATGGAAGACGCCCGCGCCGACGACGGCGACCACCTCGAGACGCTCATTCGCGAGAAGGTCGAGGAACTGGACCTCGCGGTCGAGTTGGGTATCAAAGGGACCATCGACGAGAAGGCCGACGTCCGCGGCCCGGACGAGGCCGGCTCCACGCTCGCCGAAGGTGAAGTCTCGGGAGACGAAGTCGACGTCGACGAACTCGTCGAACGCGTCCACGAGTACCTCACCGACGTGAAGACGACCCAGATCCGACTCGGACTCCACACGATGTCCGAGCCGCCGGCCGACGAGCGCCTCGTGGAGTACCTCGTCGCGCTCACCCGCCTCGAGAACCCCGGCGCGCCGAGCCTGCGCGAGAGCGTGGCCGGCGCGCTCGGCGTCGACTACGAGACGATGCTCGAGTCGCCCGGCGAGTACGACGAGGACCTGGGCATGACCCACGCCGAGGCCGCCGACGTGGTCCACGAGACCAGCGTCGATCTGATCGAGACGCTCGCCGAACACGACTTCGACGTGCCCGAGTCGGAGCGCGAAGCCGGTCCCGAGGACGAGGTGAACATGAATCTCCTCGTCGTCGACCTCGAGACGATCGGCGACGCGCGGGCCAAATCGCGCGCCCACGACGACCTCCGCGACGTCCTCGCGTACATCTGCGAGGAGGCCCAGCCCCGCGTGCAGGGCGCCGAGGACGAGATCCCGCGCACCGCGGACGCCCTTTCGGGCGAGTACGTGCCCCCCGGCGGTTCCGGCGCACCGACCCGCGGCGGCGTCGACCTGCTGCCGACCGCGCGGAACTTCTACACGCTCGACCCGCGGAAGGTTCCCGCGAAGGCCGCCTGGCAGGTCGGCAGCGAAGTCGCGGAGGGCGTCCTCGAGCGCCACCATTCGGAAAACGGAGAGTACCCCGAAGAGATCGGCGTGGTCGCCTGGGGCACCCCCACCGTCCGCACCCGCGGCGAGACGATCGCCCAGGTGCTCGCGATGATGGGCGTCGAACCGCAGTGGACCGACGCCGGCCGGATCGACGACGTCGAGCCGATTCCGCTCGAAGAACTCGACCGGCCCCGAATCGACGTGACGACGCGCGTCTCCGGGCTGTTCCGGGACGCCTTCCCCGCTGCCGCGGGCGTCATCCACGACGCCGTCGACGCCGTGGTCGACCTCGACGAACCCCTCGAGATGAACTACGTGAAGAAACACGTCGAGGAGGAGGCCGAAGAGCTGCAGAAGGAGGAGGATCTCGACGAGTCCGACGCCCGCAAGGCCGCCAAACACCGCGTCTTCACGACCAAACCCGGCGGTTACGGCGCCGGGACGAACAAGGCCGTCGACGAGGGCAACTGGGACGACCGCTCCGACCTCGCGAGCGTCTACGTCCAGTGGGGCGGCTACGCGATGGGGTCGAGAGGCCGCGTCTCCGACGCCCACGACGCCTTCGAGCGTCGGCTCTCGAGCGTCGATGCGACGGTCAAAATCGAGGACACGATGGAGCAAGACGAGTTCGACTCCTCGGACTGGTACGCCTTCCACGGCGGCTTCATCTCCGCGGTGTCCGAAATCTCGGGCGAGGAACCCGCCTCCTACGTCGGCGACTCCTCGGACCCCGACAACGTCGACGTCTACACGAACGAGGAGAAGGTCCGCAAGGCGATGCGCTCGCGCGTGCTCAACCCGGACTGGCTCGAGTCCATGGAGGAACACGGCTACAAGGGCGCGGGCGACCTCTCGACGACCGTCGACGTGACGCTGGGCTGGGACGCGACCACCGGCGTCGTCTCCGACACGCTGTGGGAGGAAGTCGCCGAGAAGTTCGCCTTCGACGACGATCGGCAAGAGTGGATGCGCGACGTGAATCCGTGGGCGCTGGAGTCCATCACGGACACCTTACTCGAGGCGATCGAGCGCGACCTCTGGGACGCCGACGAGGAGACCGTCGACCGACTGCGCGATCTGAACCTCGAGGTCGAGGGCGACCTCGAGGCCAGAACGACTAACGACGCCGTGGGTCCAGACGCCGATGCGGAGGTGGCGAACGATGACTGAGGACGAGCGACCCGAGACCGACGGCGGCCAGGAGTTCGAGCGGGAGTACGCAGATCTAGGCGCGACGACGCAGAACGCGATGGACATCGCGGAGACCAGCATGGACATCGTCCGCCAGTTCGTCCCGGATGAGACGCTGGCCGACCGCATTCGACAGAAGTCGGTCCACTCGATGGGCGACATCGAGTTCCAGCACCTGATCGAGTTCACCGGCAGCGACGACCTCGGCGACGACGAGGACGCGCCGGTTCGGGCCGGCGCTCGAGCGGTCCTCGAGGAGGCGACCATCGTCACGGATATCACGATGTCCAAGGCCGGGATCACCTCCCGCGGGCACAACTGCGAGAAGCGCAAGGCGATCGGCAACGGCGCCGAACTGGCAAAGGAAACGGGGATGACCCGCACTGCGGCCTCGGTGCTCGAACTCGACAAGCAGGGCGTCTACGACGGCGCGATCGCGACGATCGGCAACGCGCCGACGGCCGCCTTCGCGCTGGCCGACTGCGTCGAGAACGGCACCCGACCCGCCGCCGTCGTCGCGACGCCCGTCGGCTTCGTCAAGGCCGAGGAGAGTCGCCAGCGCATCCGCGAGGTCAGCGAGGAGTACGACGTGCCGGCAATCACGAACGTCGGCCGCCGCGGCGGCAGCGGACTGGCCGCGGCGCTGACGAACGAACTGATCCACGTCGCCAAGGACGTGCGGACCGACGACCTCGAGCTCGAGGTGACGGCCGAGACTCGAGCGGCGCGGGCCGGATCCGACGGCGAGGACGAATGAGCGACGAGTACGACCTCGAGGCGGGGCCGGATCCGGCGACGTTCGCCGCGGAAGTGGCGGAGCCGGACATCGATGAGAAAACGGACGACCCCGTCTACGCCGTCGGCGTCGGCCCGGGCAATCAGGAGTATCTCACGCCCCGCGGCGAGCGCGCGATCCGCGAGGCCGACGTCGTCGTCGGCTTTACCACCGTCGTGGAGTTCGTCGAGGACCTGACCGACGCCGAGCTGCTGACCTGCGGGTACAAGGACGAGGCCGAGGCGCTCGAGACGTTCGGCGAACGCGTCGCGGCCGGCGAGTCGGGGACCGCCGTGGCGATGGGCGACCCCAATCACTCGGGCTACCAGTTCGTCGGGAAGGTACAAGACGCCGTGGAGCGTGAGGCTCCCGATACCCCGGTCCGTATCGT
This portion of the Haloterrigena gelatinilytica genome encodes:
- a CDS encoding cobalt-precorrin-7 (C(5))-methyltransferase, yielding MSDEYDLEAGPDPATFAAEVAEPDIDEKTDDPVYAVGVGPGNQEYLTPRGERAIREADVVVGFTTVVEFVEDLTDAELLTCGYKDEAEALETFGERVAAGESGTAVAMGDPNHSGYQFVGKVQDAVEREAPDTPVRIVPGISSLQLAASRARTPMEDTEFVTLHKSGDLETDMERLAAAVVDDHRHLLVLPRPYDRMPGDIAAFLLERGADPDLEALVLEKLTHEDEAIHRFTLAELSDHAGGTGTDDTPFSDLVVLAVRQPVEAKATT
- the cobN gene encoding cobaltochelatase subunit CobN, with protein sequence MTTIGIYTATENELGSIGRAAQRLEDIDLVVRSESDLEDEAAVEEFVEELTDAAAAIFWLHGAEDSMPGYDYATGALEEAGVPLIVKATGDAFAFEDTTVSEAHRDLVYDYLEKGGTINVANLCRFLVSEYEGRDVEYDDPAELPTEGVYHPDHPGIEYEGLLETHDPGKPTVAIWFYESHWTHENTRYVDAQVRALEEQGANALPIFCNPATDTDEQEDAEWVTDNWLVDDDGNPVVDAVLSSFMFSLSMDERGRSASDEGDSAEDVFLDRLGVPVLQTVTTMRSRSRYESSDTGVMGFELALSVALPEFDGNVITHPISGKERTDDEAGIGSAPKHHFPIEDRIDHATRLAVNWAELRHTPNEDKQVAVVLHNYPPSDDGIGTAFGLDSPESTVNLLEELDERGYDLGEELPEDGQSLVEKLTAQLTLEDRWVAPEDVRDLSVDVVSPDTYEEWFNEADERFQENVVEEWGDVPDRPFAIPGVEFGNVLVTVQPPRGFGMDPSKVYHDSDLQPPHDYYAFYGWLRNAFGADGVVHLGTHGSLEWLPGKTVGLNGASAPDQLIDDIPNVYPYIVNNPGEGTQAKRRSYAAIVDYLTPVMRSAGTYDELSELEELANQYREAGMEDARADDGDHLETLIREKVEELDLAVELGIKGTIDEKADVRGPDEAGSTLAEGEVSGDEVDVDELVERVHEYLTDVKTTQIRLGLHTMSEPPADERLVEYLVALTRLENPGAPSLRESVAGALGVDYETMLESPGEYDEDLGMTHAEAADVVHETSVDLIETLAEHDFDVPESEREAGPEDEVNMNLLVVDLETIGDARAKSRAHDDLRDVLAYICEEAQPRVQGAEDEIPRTADALSGEYVPPGGSGAPTRGGVDLLPTARNFYTLDPRKVPAKAAWQVGSEVAEGVLERHHSENGEYPEEIGVVAWGTPTVRTRGETIAQVLAMMGVEPQWTDAGRIDDVEPIPLEELDRPRIDVTTRVSGLFRDAFPAAAGVIHDAVDAVVDLDEPLEMNYVKKHVEEEAEELQKEEDLDESDARKAAKHRVFTTKPGGYGAGTNKAVDEGNWDDRSDLASVYVQWGGYAMGSRGRVSDAHDAFERRLSSVDATVKIEDTMEQDEFDSSDWYAFHGGFISAVSEISGEEPASYVGDSSDPDNVDVYTNEEKVRKAMRSRVLNPDWLESMEEHGYKGAGDLSTTVDVTLGWDATTGVVSDTLWEEVAEKFAFDDDRQEWMRDVNPWALESITDTLLEAIERDLWDADEETVDRLRDLNLEVEGDLEARTTNDAVGPDADAEVANDD
- a CDS encoding precorrin-8X methylmutase, yielding MTEDERPETDGGQEFEREYADLGATTQNAMDIAETSMDIVRQFVPDETLADRIRQKSVHSMGDIEFQHLIEFTGSDDLGDDEDAPVRAGARAVLEEATIVTDITMSKAGITSRGHNCEKRKAIGNGAELAKETGMTRTAASVLELDKQGVYDGAIATIGNAPTAAFALADCVENGTRPAAVVATPVGFVKAEESRQRIREVSEEYDVPAITNVGRRGGSGLAAALTNELIHVAKDVRTDDLELEVTAETRAARAGSDGEDE